The Rhododendron vialii isolate Sample 1 chromosome 3a, ASM3025357v1 nucleotide sequence ttaagggtacccacgagatcatcaaaatttgaacgCGATGTCCGAATTTTGTTGTACGTGACAAACTCGAAGAGCCAAAAGAGAAACGATTTGAATAAGTTTTTGAGCTCGGGATGATCAGGGGCACAACAAGACGAATCTGGTGATTACATCTACGCTAACACTGAAGTTTgctgccgagcaaaaaaaaaagaaacactgAAGTTTGCTTGAATCAGTAGTTAATTATATATAGTTTGATGAAAAAAGTCATTTATAGCAATGCATGCATGTGTATGAGTGTATGTATATAAAACTGTGGAAACTCAGAAAGAGAAGGGGAGAGAGCGAGAGAATGTGAaccatcaaaaacaaaaaccaaaagtacCTCTTTGAGCCAGCCAGGGTCGACCTCGAACCTTTCCCAAAACCAAGAAATGCATCCCATAAACCATGTCCAAAACAAAGAAATGCATCCCATAAATATTACTCCAGCTTTATCGGAATGTTGAGTACGAGGAGATTCAGAACCGGATCTATGAACACCACCTTGCAACAGATCCCGAATTTCCTTGGTTTTAAGATCTCTGCTATAAGGACAGCGCACCACAATATCCAGAGCTGTACAACCGTTATGGTTCTTGTCGTTGGTGCGGTCTTTGACATTCTTTATTCCCAACAAATATTCTACGGTCTGCATATCCAAAGTGTCATTAGTGTTTGAAATTATTGGCACAAAATTAAGAGCAGGAATTAAAAGCAATTAAAGGTtgaggaaaaaattgacttaattTTCCTTCCCAGTTTCTTTTTAATGAATTGCAAAATTGGTATCCAGCTTTCGGTGGGGTGAAAGTCGAACCCTAGACCAAAAGATTCTTAGAGATTTCTAGTTTTCATTTGATTACCATTGCGCCAAGTCTATGAATtgaatttctctttctttttttggtcagaAATGTTAAACAGGGATAAAGGGATGCGAAACTGTTGAGCGCAATTTGTAGCGGTGCAATAAGAGTAAATTTTTCTAAAGGCTGTCAACTTTAATTTTTGATGTaggtgaaattatacaatagtctGAGAGTACCGTCATGTGGTACTTCAGACCACTTTACAATCACATTTTTTCTGTGCAGTCTACCACTACGTATATAGACCCCACAAGAATGTGTAGTTGTAAAATGGTCTGGAGTATTACGTGACAGTACTCCCGaattattgaataattactcttgaCCTAGTTGGGGGTCTCATCATCTCGATGAGATTTGTCACTTTTTCGTTATGAAAGAAAATCAGaaaaggacacacaaacaacaaaTTAACCACAGAGTTTGGTCCATTTTATTCATGTTCGTGAGGGTAACTATAGGTATACACAAATACTTACATCCACTTGTTTGAGGGCTACAGCACGATGCAAGATGGTATTGCCATCATTGTCTTTGGAGTTGAGGGGATCAAATTCCATGTTCTTGCTTTGCAGATATTGCACCAGTGTCTTTAAAGCTTCTAGCCTGTTGTATTTGATTGACAAGTGCAGAACACTCTCCCCTGTACCTAGTTTGTCATAAACTGAATATGGTTGGGCCTCAAGCAGTTCCTGTATAACCTCTACTCGCCCTTTCATGACCGCCAAGTGGAGAGGGGTTCTACCTGTTGAAATacttgtttttcataaaacttctctttttttaacAATTCTCTGCTTTCGTTTTCTTCatctctttttctgttttataTTTGTTATGGGCTATTGGGTTGTAATGGGTTGTATTGCAATATTCAAAGGGAAAATGAccgccaaggacgtgttttaataattaatacccatcaagaacatgctgagaacatttgttaatgctaaaaatgtccttaacggatattaattatcaaaacacgtcataaGCTGTCATTTTTCCATATTCAAATGGATTGATTATTGGGCTAATATGTTGGGTGGGtgttcattttattttggatttgagTGTCTAACAGATGGATGAACCTAAAGTTTTTACATCtgtttttattattaaaaaataaataaaattggtTGTCATGTGACCATCTTGTGGGGATGGCAATGGGACAGGGCGGATTTTGCCATACCCAACCCTAACCCCAAAAGCGCAACATGGCCTCGAACCTGCCCCGAACACTAACCAGGTAATGTATATGGCTGACCCATACCTACCCTGGTCGAGGAACTAGTTTATCCAATCCACCCTGCCCCATTAAAATTGAGAAACAAATTgtgtaaactaaactaaatatatacaaaattgaAGGAATAATATAACAAGTGTTACATAAATAAGTCTAGTAGGTGGgatgtctatttaatttctttttttataatgatGGTGAATAAAGAAGGGGGAAAGTATAATTTCTTAGTAAAATAGTGGAAATGTATGGATAAACATGTAATTCTTTTAGTATAATAGTGGAATATGAGTAaaacattgattttttttatcttaaatCATTTCGGGGCGGGTTTGAGGCGGATAATGAAATCATATAATGTCATTCCAAATCCTACCCGATCCCGATcgagtttttcttgttttcccgAACCCACCCTGGTATCTAAAGAATTGACGAATCAAGGTGGGCTAGGGGCGGGTTCGGGGTGGGGACTTGATTGCCATCTCTATTGACCAAGTTGTAGAGCCACCAGTGAGTGTACACGAAGTCACAAAAACACTAGAGGAAAGTTTCTATAAGTATCAGGTTAGAATCTAAAAGCAGAAAGCAACGAGAAAAAAGAACTGCTATATATTAACGAAGAGCTAGAGAGAAAATTAACATGACTACCATCTTGATCACGAGCTATGCAGACGCCGGGGTTCACCCGTAACAACTCGTGTACAATCTTGAAGTGGCCCTCGGTGGAAGCCAAGTGGAGGGGTGTACACCGTCGCGAGTCTAACTCGGCGGCAAGTGTTGGTTTCCGACTCAGAAGGGCATTCGTGAACTCCAAATGACCGCGCAATGCCGTTACGTGCAAGGGGGTGTCACTGGAGAAGCACTCAGTCGAGCTAGCTCGGTCGAGAATGAGTGGATCTTTCTCAATCAATGCTTTTAACGTTTCGACACTCCCACTCAAGCAGGCTTCATAGAGCCTTTCAGCCACTGCTTCTGTCTCGCTCATTATCGAAAATATTTTAACCTTTTGTTCGATAAGCAAAGAGAAATATTCAACTAACTAACTCGAAACAAGTAAATGCAGCATGGGggagtaaggaaaaaaaaactgcaatgAAATCAAGACGGCATGCAAGACCTTCTTATATTGGAAAAGTCAATCACTTTGCCAACCACAAGAAAACAATATTGATAAAAGGTGGAGCATTTCTGTcacggtcaaattttttttttttttaattacataGAAGTCTTGGTCAATATTACTTTTAATCCCGTTCACtcatttttctttatatttAGTCAGTTTCATGCATGGAAATTGTATACTATTTTTATTTGTCCTTTTGTCCAGTTTTTTTTTACATTCAcgtcgagtttttttttttttacaaatccgTGATTCATCTTGAGAGAGgtattgaaaaactaaaaattcaGACCAAAAAAACTAAGAATAATCGACTAAAaaaggatttaaaaaaattgagtcttGTTTACAGTTTGTTCAActcgatttatttttttactctttttttcaattctaGCTACTCATCAAGCCCAACTTTTAATCCTAACTATTTCGACAACtaaaaaaatccactaaacacCAAGTATACAAACATCTGTAAGAATAATACTCAAAGTTACTCAATAAATCTAATTGCCATAGTATTCATGttctttgaaataaattttttaacaagattaaacaaaaagtcATTCTATATGATGAGAATGCCTggtattttttcccaaaaattttTATTTGGTCCTCAAAAAGtttgaagcaaaacaaaaaaaaaattgacataagAGAAATATTGCAAAAGAACCTAATCAATTGTAAATTTAGTTTGGGcgccgttccgctttctttttaatccttcttcttcaaaaagaaggtaatttcaagctcaaatataatgaaaataaaaaataattttttagttttttttgcaccgtttaaaagatctcaatgaaatctatcaaacaagatctatattggtagaaaaattatttgcgtaaacacattatttttaaacttgaaattaccttccttttctaaTATACCGGAACACCCCAAACTATCGTAACTCAACATTGaaaattgagaagaaaaaaagaagaaaaagtactGATTGGGGCACAAATGTGTGTTCAACAATAAATCTACATGCAACACATGCTCTGGTGTGACAAGCCAACCCACATGTTTATGTGAGTGTATAAATAGGTGTGTGTTTAAGTGTGGCTGTAGCATTTTTGATTCATTCAATGTTGTTGTTTTGGTGTACATGTATCGTATGGGGTCTCATGCATTATACAACTCCCAAAATGTGTCAATAGcattgataaaataaaaaaataaaaaattttgatacTCCACTTTTTATAATTACACTTTCaaatttgtcttctttttttaaaattgcgCTATGTTTATTTTTAACCATAAAAAACAAGTATTGAAATGCGTGCGTTTATCAAAATGTGaaatgccaaaatcatttctcatagTATTTGCAAATGAAAAGATACACAAACTTTTCCCCTTTTCCGCCGAGCCACATAAACAAGCGGTGGTTGGTTTTGAGACATAAAAAAACAAGTGgttgattttgagttttgatgacGTAGAGGTTACATACGTCATTCAACTGACGATCGAGATGGGGTGGGATTCATGTCAGCATGACATACATGCATGAGAGGTTGATTAGGTTCTTTTGCAATAAATATTTCTCATACGTCATGCATGAGTGGTGGTGGAAACAGAGGAGGGAGAAGTACTGATGGTGGAAGGGGCAGGGCAGGGCAGGGCAGGGCAGGGCAGGGCTGGAAGAGGTCGTCCCGTGTGTACAGCAGGAAAATTGAAAGCAAATACTGACCATGGGTCACACTGCATTGAATTATGATTCAGCATGACATGCATGAGAGGTTGATTAATTAGGTTCTTTTGCAATAAATATTTCTCTtatgacaatttttttaatgcTAGGCCCAACGCTTTTATATATACATTCATAAGACCCTACGTGAGTACAGCAGGAAAATTGAAAGCAAATACGACCATGGGTCACCCTGCATTGAATTATGATCAGGATCACTTTAGTTTCCcttttggaaattgatattcgtgcttcactttttactgatggcgcttcactttgttcatgaaggtACAAGTAACTTTACGTTAAAATTAGAGCGCCATCAACAAAAAgtagagcgcgaaaatcaatttccattctATTGTCCAGATCCACTTTTGCTCTGTTGGAACTTGATTTATTGGAATGCATTTTGATTTCTTGCCAGTAGTTATGACAAACTTGGTCATGGTGcaaaattgtttgtttgttttggcaagTGTGTATTCAATGGCTTTGAATGGTGCGAGTTGAACTAACTTTTGCTTTTTAAATATCATGGTTGATGGCAAGTAGTAGGCCAATGGGTTTGAATGGTGccactctttttctctcttttttactgTACATGCGAGAAACCGATACTTGCCTAATGTACAAATGTAGACAATGAGACCCTACATGAGAACCGAACTCAGGAAGCTCATCGATCCTTGTAGATGGAGCATCTTATCATTTGGGCTACCTTTGTTCTTGCACAAATGAGAGTTGAAATTTGAGTGGCTTAAGTTTGAAGAATATATTTTTCAACTTAGACCGAAAAGCAATATACTTAATTTCGCCTCATTGTGTAGATGTATTCCACTTCCATTATCAAAATCATGCTCATCCCGTACTATGAGGAAACAAATCAGACTCTATAGCAGAGATTATACAAACCAAACCTTGGTCTCCCTAATTTTCTGCTAAATATTAGGAATATATTCTTATCCCTAAAGAGACTAGGAGCATCCACACTAGTTGCTAAATTTGGCACAATTCGTTGCTGTTTCTCAAAAATGCCAACTACCGCCCcacaaactcaaactcaaagtcaaaattttctATGACAAATGCCATTTTATTTGCCAAATATGAGGAAATTTATGGCAAAGTTGCCATTTTTTATATTGACagggagaaaaatgagagtggCAAAATGGCATACATGATTGTAGCACCcttgccccctttttttttttttacaaaatggcACTATTCTTTAGCCAAAAATAGAAATGGCAATGGGAAAATGGCAAACACGGGTGCAGATGCTCTAACCTTGCCTACGTTGCTGTCCTCTATATGTTTTCATATACCTATGCGGctaaacaagaaaaatactaGTACCAGATACAACTTTGATTCCACTAACTTTGAAAGTTGTACACTTGACCATAATTTCCTCTTCCGTCAATAAACACATATATTGTACAAATGCTActattgttttcctttctcattACATTTATTGTGGATTGATTTTCATTAATTATTTGAGTGTTGGAAAAGCACAATTGGTTCGTGATTTTACTTCACTACAAAGAAGAAAGCTCAAAGGTCGTTGTAATTATATCTTGAAGGAGTACTACCGTTCAACACTTCAACCCAGTGTAGGAGGGGATATATTGTTCCCAAAGAATGCGCGATTTCACATGCCTTGACCACCCCGCAGGCTTTTCTAAACCCTTGCTTTTTTAATATGTTACTTTATGATTCTTTTGGTTGATCGATATTATTTAGAGTACTTTTTGTTTTATCAGAAATTCCTATTGTATATATTTTCTTGAACAATTTTAGGAACGATATTATATACTAGGATTTTCTGTTGAATAATTTCTAGCTTGCTAACGTAGTCATTTGTATGCTATGATGATTTGTCATCATATTTGTAAGCATGAATCATGAATGTGTGTATTTTAGTGAAAGTTATATTTAGACCACGATTGAGTACTTGGCCCAGTAACTCTAATTAAGCCGAAGCCCACACTTAAGTAGCGGGCTTAATATAGGAGCACGTTTTATAGTTGGGCTGAAATATCCCTCCCATTGGAATGCTATAggaaagtttatttttatttttatttattttggtaatCGTAGTAATATGTTAGTTTGCTCAAAATATTCCTCCGTCCCACGAAGGTTGTCCAAAATTATAATTCACACCTTTCAAAAAGATATCTACATTGTGTAATTTATAATACTTAATTTAAGAACTTCGTGTAATAAAACTAagtgaaatctatcaaataatatctcTATATTGCATGTACAAAATCTTATAAATGTAAAAATATGTAGATCGCATAAGTTGAGTTGATGAGCATTTGTCTTTGGTAACTTATGAATTTCGAGAAAAGAATAGATTGAAATGCAATTCAGGATTGACTGAGTTGATGTTTTCATTTTATCattgagaaatgattttcatTACATCAAATAATCTGATACTAACTTtccgggtttttttttctctctctctctcttttggaaaaacaagaaagaagttTCTGTCATATGAAGCTATATGGAAGGTAACAAGGCAGCATTATCACCCTTCAAGAAATGTGAttccaaaatcttttttttttttttggtaatgaaggACTAAGCATAGATTACGAAAAAAATACCTCCTGGAGCCAAACAGGGTCGACCTTGATATATTTTTAGTTCCAAAACCACTTATTGGGAGGTGACTCGGGTTCAGATCCGGCCCATCGCTATTGGATCTAACAAACACCGCTCATCGCAATTGAATCTAACAAACACCAGCTtgtaaaaaaattctcaaatttccATAGTTTTTAGTTAGGTCTCTGTTGGGACAgtaatcactacaagaaaaattgcattgggtgacgaatgaaaatcgtcgcaaattgtatgtttttcgtcacaaataatataggtgacgaaaaaaaatttgtcgactaaaggttgtcgaggattcctacctggtgacgaaatctatttttcgtcacctataatgccttttggtgacgaaaaattttgtcacggaaaaatgacttggtgacgaaattttcttcgtcacctattgtgcttttttgatgacaaaaaatttcgtcacaaattattccctttggctcgtcaaaggagacccatcggtgacgaaatttttcgttgcgaaagacattcttatatgtgaaaaaaatctcacttttttgCTCCTGCAGGGTTTCGAACtcgagtctcctaagttttgcacgcaaactttaaccaactacaccacacaaacttttcagcatatgtttgaaatatctaatatataacacatacattgaacattaaaatatattttgaactattaaacattaaaattagcaattttaataaacatgaaagtcgtagctctttatgttattgttcaaacccaatttaaattatctcaatcggagttctgagcaaagagttattcccgaaatatatttggtgacaaagcgtaattcataaatttcgtcaccaaaggataaatttttcgt carries:
- the LOC131318556 gene encoding ankyrin repeat-containing protein At5g02620-like, producing the protein MSETEAVAERLYEACLSGSVETLKALIEKDPLILDRASSTECFSSDTPLHVTALRGHLEFTNALLSRKPTLAAELDSRRCTPLHLASTEGHFKIVHELLRVNPGVCIARDQDGRTPLHLAVMKGRVEVIQELLEAQPYSVYDKLGTGESVLHLSIKYNRLEALKTLVQYLQSKNMEFDPLNSKDNDGNTILHRAVALKQVDTVEYLLGIKNVKDRTNDKNHNGCTALDIVVRCPYSRDLKTKEIRDLLQGGVHRSGSESPRTQHSDKAGVIFMGCISLFWTWFMGCISWFWERFEVDPGWLKEARGHLITAATLTATMAYQSIMSPPGGFWQDTTDDSLAKSPSSEYSDPPSDGPHKAGIAVLDTTTYGSYEIYLSLNTIVLGASLSTIMLAMTGFPMKNKFLTWLLVFTVYVKISCMAAAYVVAVGLITSRQLPSAVLYGLVLGWMGLCAFVMVLHLCHFLVWLVDKLVKLVKPRCKPTSRATNPDIV